A single genomic interval of Bradyrhizobium japonicum USDA 6 harbors:
- a CDS encoding nuclear transport factor 2 family protein produces MDQQLLDRLTIRDLVENWAVWRDAGDWERFATVWHDEGWMSATWFQGPARDFMRVSQEGFAKGVRILHFLGGTSIDLAGARAIAQTKMTISQRATVHDVLCDVVCTGRFYDFLEKRHDQSGIGKWGIVRRQPIYEKDRIDPVDPAATLQLDQKTLAALPEGYRHLAYMQELIGYKVKRDMPGLIGTEVERLYGEGRDWLAGKPK; encoded by the coding sequence ATGGACCAGCAACTCCTCGATCGCCTTACCATCCGCGACCTCGTCGAGAACTGGGCGGTGTGGCGCGACGCTGGCGACTGGGAGCGCTTTGCCACGGTCTGGCACGACGAGGGCTGGATGTCCGCCACCTGGTTTCAGGGGCCGGCGCGGGATTTCATGCGGGTCAGTCAGGAGGGGTTTGCCAAGGGCGTGCGCATCCTGCATTTCCTCGGCGGCACCAGCATCGATCTCGCAGGCGCGCGGGCCATCGCGCAGACCAAGATGACGATCTCGCAGCGTGCCACGGTGCACGACGTGCTCTGCGACGTCGTCTGTACCGGGCGCTTCTACGATTTCCTGGAGAAGCGGCATGACCAATCAGGTATTGGCAAATGGGGCATCGTCCGCCGCCAGCCGATCTACGAGAAGGACCGGATCGACCCGGTCGATCCCGCCGCAACGCTTCAACTCGACCAAAAAACGCTCGCCGCACTGCCCGAAGGCTACCGTCACCTCGCCTACATGCAGGAGCTGATCGGCTACAAGGTCAAGCGCGACATGCCGGGCCTGATCGGCACTGAAGTCGAGAGGCTCTATGGCGAGGGTCGGGACTGGCTCGCGGGGAAGCCGAAGTAA
- a CDS encoding nitroreductase: MDAKVNQNDRIGVLEELLNERYSVRAFLAKEVDRATIEHVLATAQRTASWCNSQPWQVIIASGAAKERFRQAIYQEASGGLGDDYDFTPPREYVGVYLERRRESGFQLYNTLGIARGDRSAYAKQALENYNFFGAPHVAIIHTNEPLGIYGAIDCGAYVSNFMLAAQALGLGTIPQAALARHSGLIRRHFNLPDDRRVVCGISFGYADDAHKVNSYRTSRASVVDTATFADE; this comes from the coding sequence ATGGACGCTAAAGTCAACCAGAACGACCGCATCGGCGTGCTCGAGGAGCTCCTCAACGAGCGCTACTCCGTCCGCGCCTTCTTGGCCAAGGAGGTCGACCGCGCGACCATTGAGCATGTGCTGGCCACCGCGCAACGCACCGCGTCCTGGTGCAACAGCCAGCCCTGGCAGGTCATCATCGCCAGCGGCGCGGCCAAGGAGCGCTTCCGCCAGGCGATCTACCAGGAGGCGTCGGGCGGATTGGGTGACGATTACGACTTCACCCCGCCGCGCGAATATGTCGGCGTCTATCTCGAGCGCCGTCGCGAGAGCGGTTTTCAGCTCTACAACACGCTCGGCATCGCGCGCGGCGACAGGAGCGCCTACGCAAAACAGGCGCTGGAGAACTACAATTTCTTCGGCGCGCCGCATGTCGCGATCATCCACACCAACGAGCCGCTCGGCATCTACGGTGCGATCGATTGCGGCGCCTATGTCTCGAACTTCATGCTGGCCGCCCAGGCGCTCGGGCTCGGCACGATTCCGCAGGCGGCACTGGCGCGTCACTCCGGGCTGATCCGCCGCCACTTCAATCTGCCCGACGATCGCCGCGTGGTCTGCGGCATCTCGTTCGGCTATGCCGACGACGCCCACAAGGTCAACAGCTACCGCACCTCGCGCGCGAGCGTTGTCGACACCGCCACGTTCGCGGACGAGTGA
- a CDS encoding sigma-70 family RNA polymerase sigma factor has product MPLTDSLRDDILAAVPSLRAFAISLSGNADRADDLVQETLLRALANIDSFQPGSNLPAWLFTILRNLFRSDYRKRRREVEDAEGNYAKTLKTQPSQNAHLEFEEFRGALEKLPQDQREALILVGASGFSYEDAASICGCAVGTIKSRVNRARSKLAALLYVDGAEDFGPDETVRAVIGGSGG; this is encoded by the coding sequence ATGCCTCTCACGGACTCCCTACGTGACGACATCCTCGCGGCCGTGCCCAGTCTGCGCGCGTTCGCGATCTCGCTGAGCGGCAATGCGGATCGCGCCGACGATCTGGTGCAGGAAACGCTTCTGCGTGCGCTCGCCAACATCGACTCGTTCCAGCCCGGCTCAAATCTGCCGGCGTGGCTGTTCACGATCCTTCGCAACCTGTTCCGCTCCGACTATCGCAAGCGGCGGCGGGAGGTGGAGGATGCCGAGGGCAACTATGCCAAGACGCTGAAGACGCAGCCGTCGCAGAACGCGCATCTCGAGTTCGAGGAGTTCCGCGGCGCGCTCGAGAAGCTTCCGCAGGACCAGCGCGAGGCCTTGATCCTGGTCGGCGCCTCCGGCTTCTCCTATGAGGACGCAGCTTCGATCTGCGGCTGTGCAGTCGGCACGATCAAGAGCCGCGTCAATCGCGCGCGCTCGAAGCTCGCTGCGCTGCTTTATGTCGATGGCGCCGAGGACTTCGGGCCGGACGAGACCGTGCGCGCCGTGATCGGCGGCAGCGGCGGATAA
- a CDS encoding 4Fe-4S binding protein, producing the protein MRLDAAAIGRGCRNRDIRMFRHLCGTELEHFRNAARAEGPLTVACTQQAALFTEEAGERTDGIEFVNVRETAGWSREGAAAGPKMAALLAASAVPAPDYRFVTLTSNGVILIYGCDEAAIEAGTLLADHLDVTVMLKAPGDITPPATTTFPIVKGTIRNARGHLGAFELTVDDYAPPRPSSRDRFVFETSRDGATSRCDLVLDLSGGAPLFPAHDLRDGYLRADPGDPAALLRAVLKARDLVGSFDKPKYVNFTDALCAHSRSNITGCHRCLDLCPTGAITPAGDHVSVNAEVCAGCGQCAAACPTGAAAYTLPPADTQLHQLRAMLLAYHDAGGTRPLLLFHDSQHGGPLIDALARHGDGLPANVLPFAANEVTQLGLEAVVAAFAHGAAAVRFLLRAKPRHDLTGLSRTITMAQAILAGLGFAGRRVATIETDDPDALGEQLRAVEPLATVSQPATFRTVGKRRDLLRFALSELHRVAPSPTDVIALPQGAPLGAITVNTDGCTLCLSCVSVCPTGALRDDPERPVLKFVEDACVQCGLCQSTCPEKVITLKPQIDFRASRAQAQLIKEEEPALCIRCGKPFGIKSTITRIAAKLEGRHWMYPAGDKRLEALWMCADCRVITMSEQQFDPFAGVPERAPPRTTDDYLRQRDNKS; encoded by the coding sequence ATGCGTCTTGACGCGGCCGCCATCGGCCGTGGTTGCCGCAACCGCGACATCAGGATGTTCCGTCACCTCTGCGGGACCGAGCTCGAGCACTTCCGCAACGCGGCAAGGGCCGAGGGCCCCCTGACCGTGGCCTGTACGCAGCAGGCGGCGCTGTTTACGGAGGAAGCGGGCGAGCGGACCGATGGAATCGAATTCGTCAACGTGCGCGAGACCGCCGGCTGGTCGCGCGAAGGCGCGGCAGCAGGTCCCAAGATGGCTGCGCTGCTCGCGGCGTCGGCGGTGCCCGCACCCGACTATCGCTTTGTCACGCTCACCAGCAACGGCGTGATCCTCATCTACGGGTGCGACGAGGCCGCGATCGAGGCCGGCACGCTGTTGGCCGATCACCTCGACGTGACCGTTATGCTGAAGGCACCGGGCGACATCACGCCGCCGGCGACTACAACTTTCCCGATCGTGAAGGGCACGATCCGCAACGCAAGGGGGCATCTTGGTGCGTTTGAATTGACCGTCGACGACTACGCTCCTCCCCGTCCCTCGTCACGCGACCGCTTTGTGTTCGAGACCTCCCGCGACGGCGCGACATCGCGCTGCGACCTTGTGCTGGATCTGTCTGGCGGCGCGCCGCTGTTTCCGGCCCACGATCTCCGCGACGGTTATCTGCGCGCCGACCCCGGCGATCCGGCCGCTCTGCTGCGCGCGGTACTGAAAGCGCGCGACCTCGTCGGAAGCTTCGACAAGCCGAAATACGTTAACTTCACAGACGCACTCTGTGCCCACTCGCGCTCCAACATCACCGGCTGCCATCGCTGCCTGGATTTGTGCCCGACCGGCGCGATCACGCCGGCCGGCGACCATGTCAGCGTGAATGCGGAGGTCTGCGCTGGATGCGGCCAATGCGCGGCGGCCTGCCCGACCGGCGCGGCCGCCTACACACTGCCCCCCGCCGACACGCAACTGCACCAGCTGCGCGCGATGCTGCTGGCCTATCATGACGCCGGCGGCACCCGGCCCTTGCTGCTGTTTCATGACAGCCAGCACGGCGGCCCGCTGATTGATGCGCTGGCGCGCCATGGCGACGGCCTGCCGGCGAACGTGCTGCCCTTCGCCGCCAACGAAGTGACCCAGCTCGGACTGGAGGCGGTCGTGGCAGCCTTTGCCCATGGCGCGGCCGCTGTGCGCTTCCTGCTGCGGGCAAAACCCCGGCACGATTTGACTGGACTGTCGCGGACCATCACCATGGCGCAGGCCATTCTCGCCGGTCTTGGATTTGCCGGCCGCCGCGTCGCGACGATCGAGACGGACGACCCGGATGCGCTCGGCGAACAATTGCGGGCGGTCGAGCCGCTCGCGACCGTCAGCCAGCCCGCGACATTCAGGACGGTCGGCAAGCGGCGCGATCTGTTGCGCTTTGCCCTGAGCGAGCTGCACCGCGTCGCTCCAAGCCCGACCGATGTGATTGCGCTGCCCCAGGGTGCCCCGCTTGGGGCCATCACTGTCAACACCGACGGCTGTACCCTGTGCCTGTCCTGTGTCTCCGTCTGCCCGACCGGCGCATTGCGCGACGATCCGGAGCGTCCAGTCCTCAAATTCGTCGAGGATGCCTGCGTGCAATGTGGATTGTGTCAGAGCACCTGCCCCGAGAAGGTGATCACGCTCAAGCCTCAGATCGATTTCCGCGCGTCTCGTGCGCAGGCGCAGCTGATCAAGGAGGAAGAGCCCGCGCTATGCATCCGCTGCGGTAAACCCTTCGGCATCAAGAGCACGATCACTCGCATCGCAGCGAAGCTCGAAGGTCGCCATTGGATGTATCCTGCCGGCGACAAGCGCCTCGAGGCGCTCTGGATGTGCGCCGACTGCCGTGTCATCACCATGAGCGAGCAGCAATTCGATCCGTTCGCCGGCGTTCCCGAACGCGCCCCGCCGCGCACGACGGACGACTATTTGCGCCAGCGAGACAACAAGAGCTAG
- a CDS encoding Arm DNA-binding domain-containing protein, translating to MGKRRLHKLSAREAETIVEPGRHSDGGGLYLAIETGTHARRQWVFLYRVRDTGKRREFRLGWAGLGSAKGKGRGGISLADARLKAAEARKQLAEGKEPGGGAARQNSGG from the coding sequence ATGGGCAAAAGGCGGCTGCACAAGCTCTCGGCTCGGGAAGCCGAGACTATCGTTGAGCCCGGCCGTCACAGCGACGGCGGTGGGCTTTACCTTGCGATTGAGACGGGTACGCACGCGCGGCGCCAATGGGTTTTTCTCTACCGTGTGCGTGACACCGGGAAGCGTAGAGAATTTAGGCTGGGCTGGGCTGGGCTGGGCTCGGCCAAAGGCAAAGGCAGGGGTGGCATCTCACTCGCCGACGCTCGTCTCAAGGCGGCAGAGGCGCGCAAGCAACTAGCCGAAGGCAAGGAGCCGGGGGGCGGAGCGGCGCGCCAAAATAGTGGCGGCTAG
- a CDS encoding DUF6505 family protein: MKLLRTIALDPSDTFVFEVPAEPGEWAVSGTFRFCDRDLAKLSGKERSAFRSGFLGVQSWGWSTLVQIVPATEDDRTALVELLAMQLVDRFGAPDIATARAAAEDEVAFARSLCTHPISSLIAVHRSASDGEVRESFRRLRLREGQRHGKAFSFMEVEDDVEPDNDLNLADISQEPRRS, encoded by the coding sequence GTGAAGCTGTTGCGCACCATCGCGCTCGATCCGTCCGACACCTTTGTCTTCGAGGTGCCGGCCGAGCCCGGCGAGTGGGCGGTCTCCGGCACGTTCCGGTTCTGCGACCGGGACCTGGCCAAGCTGAGCGGGAAGGAACGCTCAGCCTTCCGCAGCGGCTTCCTCGGTGTGCAGTCATGGGGATGGTCGACGCTGGTGCAGATTGTCCCGGCGACGGAGGACGATCGCACGGCGCTGGTGGAACTCCTTGCCATGCAACTGGTCGACCGGTTCGGCGCGCCGGATATTGCAACGGCGAGGGCGGCTGCGGAAGACGAGGTCGCCTTCGCGCGATCGCTCTGCACGCATCCGATCAGTTCGCTCATTGCGGTCCATCGCTCGGCGAGCGATGGCGAGGTCCGCGAGTCCTTCCGCCGGCTGCGATTGCGGGAAGGACAAAGGCACGGCAAGGCATTCTCGTTCATGGAGGTGGAGGATGACGTCGAACCAGACAATGATCTCAACCTTGCGGACATAAGCCAGGAGCCGCGCCGCTCATGA
- a CDS encoding biotin/lipoate--protein ligase family protein: MPPPFTLVRLRESGDAFAHACRIAATSGAGTLVYVGRFDLAEFAVVLEPNEPLRTARRAFYAGMVALTDALRAYAPPMKAVTIDWPDAVRIDGGLVGGGRLGWAASAREDEPRPWLVFGAMTRTVAMTGEDAGIHPLASALEQEGFGEAGAVQVTESFARHLMLAFDAWQVDGFESVARDYLARLPRERQTLQRIDENGDLLVRRIGSCRARRHGLVEALREPTWLDPETGGPRL; the protein is encoded by the coding sequence TTGCCGCCGCCGTTCACCTTGGTGCGGTTGCGTGAGAGCGGGGATGCGTTCGCCCATGCATGCCGCATTGCAGCGACGAGCGGCGCTGGCACGCTCGTCTACGTGGGACGGTTCGATCTCGCCGAGTTCGCCGTGGTGCTCGAACCGAACGAACCGCTCCGGACTGCCCGGCGCGCCTTCTATGCAGGAATGGTCGCGCTGACCGACGCCCTGCGCGCATACGCGCCGCCGATGAAGGCGGTGACGATCGATTGGCCCGATGCGGTCCGCATTGATGGCGGATTGGTCGGTGGCGGCCGGCTGGGCTGGGCGGCCTCGGCGCGCGAGGACGAACCGCGGCCATGGCTCGTCTTTGGCGCCATGACCCGCACCGTCGCGATGACCGGGGAGGACGCCGGCATTCATCCGCTTGCCTCCGCCCTCGAGCAGGAGGGGTTTGGCGAGGCAGGTGCGGTCCAGGTCACCGAAAGCTTTGCGCGTCACCTGATGCTGGCGTTTGACGCCTGGCAGGTTGACGGTTTCGAGAGCGTCGCGCGCGACTATCTGGCGAGGCTGCCGCGCGAACGTCAGACCCTTCAGCGCATCGATGAAAACGGCGATCTCCTGGTCCGGCGGATCGGCAGCTGCAGGGCCAGGCGCCATGGACTGGTCGAGGCCCTCAGAGAGCCGACCTGGCTCGACCCGGAGACGGGAGGACCGCGGCTGTGA
- a CDS encoding DUF6352 family protein, with the protein MKDFWIACGHHLLDRDASGGLRVTDEFLKAYFARLELMPPQDACAVERRLHRELLADPRQPVSPDEIAAIADDDARGNWRFVLAFRDHLLRHPTLEAAYLSLVRSGANDLPPLFVNQLAHVILRNALDGCRDPLVLRAAELFFRPQRILQHEQALLLGDDEMIGGHSLTPVLSLMSMLGAATHAEVDVLSEENAEDYWQRSDHFDMAFDLTAGGRGPGALGQAMARWISHLLGIDAAIVPLRELQDARLTWYVGLDVAATQLGDRLWHGEELDERSEGRVLALFQLTFADASLAIEEVQGEPVYLILAMTPDQKLRMKPQNLLTGLPIKRLEMVT; encoded by the coding sequence ATGAAAGATTTCTGGATCGCCTGCGGCCACCATCTGCTCGATCGGGATGCGAGCGGCGGGCTTCGCGTCACGGACGAATTCCTGAAAGCCTATTTTGCTCGCCTTGAGCTGATGCCGCCGCAGGATGCGTGCGCGGTCGAACGCCGGCTGCACCGCGAGCTGCTTGCCGATCCGCGGCAGCCGGTGAGTCCGGACGAGATCGCGGCGATTGCGGATGACGATGCCCGCGGGAATTGGCGCTTCGTGCTCGCATTTCGCGATCATTTGTTGCGGCATCCAACGCTGGAGGCCGCCTATCTCTCGCTGGTCCGTTCGGGGGCAAACGATCTGCCGCCGCTCTTCGTCAACCAGCTCGCGCACGTGATCCTGCGCAATGCGCTCGATGGCTGCCGAGACCCGCTCGTGCTGCGCGCCGCCGAGCTGTTCTTCCGGCCGCAGCGCATCCTGCAGCATGAACAGGCCTTGCTGCTTGGTGATGACGAGATGATCGGCGGGCACAGTCTGACCCCGGTGCTCTCGCTGATGTCGATGCTGGGGGCCGCGACCCATGCAGAGGTCGATGTGCTGAGTGAGGAGAATGCCGAGGACTATTGGCAACGAAGCGACCATTTCGACATGGCTTTCGACCTTACCGCAGGCGGTCGCGGACCGGGCGCCCTGGGTCAGGCGATGGCGCGCTGGATCTCCCATCTGCTCGGGATCGACGCCGCCATCGTGCCGTTGCGCGAGCTGCAGGATGCGAGGCTCACCTGGTATGTGGGACTCGATGTGGCTGCCACCCAACTGGGCGACCGTCTCTGGCATGGCGAGGAGCTTGACGAACGCAGCGAGGGGCGCGTGCTGGCACTGTTCCAGTTGACGTTTGCGGACGCGAGCCTGGCCATCGAAGAGGTGCAGGGAGAGCCGGTCTATTTGATCCTGGCAATGACGCCCGATCAGAAGCTCCGAATGAAGCCGCAGAATCTGCTGACGGGTTTGCCAATAAAGCGCCTGGAGATGGTGACGTGA
- a CDS encoding response regulator, producing the protein MSRSQLVAEHLPLLRRYARALTGSQASGDAYVAAMLEAMLGDPSVLDESHGPRAGLFRLFTQIWNSVSVNDDAEVTTLPMPPERRLSNITPLPRQAFLLLSLEGFSEEEVGYILGTDVAETRRLADAAGREMAAEIATDVLIIEDETFIAMDLESLVKNLGHNVVGVARTHADAVALAKNKRPGLILADIQLADGSSGLDAVNELLRTFEVPVVFITAYPERFLTGERPEPAFLISKPFQPAMVSAVASQALFFQRNSRNRAPKAPAA; encoded by the coding sequence ATGTCCCGTTCGCAGCTTGTTGCTGAACACTTGCCGTTGTTGCGCCGGTACGCGCGCGCCCTGACGGGCAGCCAGGCCTCCGGTGACGCCTATGTCGCAGCCATGTTGGAAGCGATGCTCGGAGATCCGTCCGTGCTCGACGAGAGCCATGGTCCGCGCGCCGGCCTGTTCCGGCTGTTCACCCAGATCTGGAATTCGGTCTCCGTCAACGATGATGCCGAGGTGACGACCTTGCCGATGCCGCCGGAGCGGCGGCTGTCGAACATCACGCCGCTGCCGCGGCAGGCGTTCCTGCTGCTCTCGCTCGAAGGATTCTCGGAAGAAGAAGTCGGCTACATCCTCGGCACCGACGTCGCCGAGACGCGGCGGCTTGCCGATGCCGCGGGACGCGAGATGGCGGCCGAGATCGCGACCGACGTGCTGATCATCGAGGACGAGACCTTCATCGCCATGGACCTCGAGAGCCTGGTGAAGAATCTCGGTCACAATGTCGTTGGTGTCGCGCGCACCCATGCCGATGCGGTGGCGCTGGCCAAGAACAAGCGGCCGGGCCTCATCCTCGCCGACATCCAGCTTGCTGACGGTTCGTCGGGTTTGGACGCCGTCAATGAGCTGCTCCGCACCTTCGAGGTGCCGGTGGTGTTCATCACCGCCTATCCGGAGCGCTTCCTGACCGGCGAGCGCCCGGAGCCGGCGTTCCTGATCTCAAAGCCGTTCCAGCCCGCGATGGTGTCGGCGGTGGCGAGCCAGGCGCTGTTCTTCCAGCGCAACTCACGCAACCGCGCGCCGAAAGCGCCGGCGGCGTAA
- a CDS encoding NepR family anti-sigma factor, whose amino-acid sequence MKDLKSQASKSTTPGKGGLTPEIQSRIGHQLRAMYDDVVRQGVPDRFAELIKKLDAPGGASQVGTDGGSNDNNNGRD is encoded by the coding sequence ATGAAAGATCTCAAGTCTCAAGCCAGCAAAAGCACGACCCCCGGCAAGGGAGGCCTCACTCCGGAGATTCAGTCCCGGATCGGGCACCAGTTGCGCGCCATGTACGATGACGTGGTGCGGCAGGGGGTCCCGGACCGGTTCGCGGAACTGATCAAGAAGCTTGATGCGCCGGGAGGCGCATCCCAAGTGGGAACGGACGGGGGCTCCAACGACAATAACAATGGGAGGGATTAA
- a CDS encoding DUF3305 domain-containing protein: MSPVAPPVVRLSVGLVVERRKAESPWVDFVWQAVAVLPDEPETKPWTVLREQGGATLFYAGSATVDLYPSETARYRDNLALGSPSIWTVLSPAEEGSWPYSVVAATADPAEGEAFTAAGANLVEAVPMPEILREAIESFVAEHHVEREFFKRKRRQADPEALARCRHEGGRE; this comes from the coding sequence GTGAGCCCCGTAGCTCCACCAGTCGTGCGCCTCTCCGTTGGCCTTGTGGTCGAGCGGCGCAAGGCGGAGTCGCCATGGGTCGATTTCGTTTGGCAAGCCGTGGCCGTTTTGCCGGATGAACCGGAGACCAAACCCTGGACCGTTCTTCGCGAACAAGGCGGGGCCACCCTTTTCTACGCCGGCAGCGCCACGGTCGATCTCTATCCTTCCGAGACCGCTCGCTATCGCGACAATCTCGCCTTGGGCAGTCCGAGCATCTGGACCGTGCTATCTCCCGCGGAAGAAGGCTCCTGGCCGTATTCGGTTGTTGCCGCCACTGCCGATCCCGCGGAAGGTGAAGCCTTTACCGCGGCCGGCGCCAATCTCGTTGAAGCTGTGCCCATGCCGGAGATCCTGCGCGAGGCGATTGAAAGTTTTGTTGCCGAGCACCACGTCGAACGGGAGTTCTTCAAGCGAAAGCGGCGGCAGGCCGATCCCGAAGCGCTGGCGCGGTGCCGGCATGAAGGTGGACGCGAATGA
- a CDS encoding energy transducer TonB family protein — translation MQMKFPLLAALLGWLAVFPIHAQTDVQTERATAWKARLSAHIASYRQFPAEALGQTGEARVTFVIDRSGRLISRALAESAGSRSLDDAALAIIARAEPFPAPPSELKEDSFPFTVQIVFGGRQFQVPPLGVVLSRPDPASTEADPMAAWRKTVTQHVWRHRAFPPEAIGQRGDTGVTFVVDRSGKLISNVLVESTGFAPLDAATLAMVERSVPFPKPPAEAKDDLQRVTVLVSFDGTRLNPGPSPEREKLLKSWIEDQARLNAKSPGPDDTKLNSMLRSICRGC, via the coding sequence ATGCAGATGAAATTCCCCTTGTTGGCCGCGCTTCTCGGATGGTTGGCGGTTTTCCCCATACACGCACAGACAGATGTGCAAACCGAACGCGCGACTGCCTGGAAGGCGAGGCTGTCGGCCCACATAGCGAGCTACAGGCAATTTCCGGCTGAAGCACTGGGGCAAACCGGCGAAGCCAGGGTCACATTCGTCATCGATCGGTCCGGCAGGTTGATCTCGCGGGCGTTGGCTGAAAGCGCCGGCTCGCGGTCGCTCGACGATGCCGCGCTCGCGATCATCGCCCGCGCCGAACCGTTTCCGGCGCCACCTTCGGAGCTCAAGGAGGACTCGTTTCCTTTCACGGTGCAGATTGTCTTCGGCGGCCGTCAATTTCAGGTGCCGCCCTTAGGGGTCGTGCTGAGCAGGCCGGATCCCGCCTCCACGGAGGCCGATCCCATGGCCGCCTGGCGCAAGACGGTCACCCAACACGTCTGGCGCCACAGGGCATTTCCTCCGGAGGCGATCGGTCAGAGGGGCGATACCGGCGTCACGTTCGTGGTCGATCGTTCAGGCAAGTTGATCTCGAACGTGCTGGTAGAAAGCACAGGCTTCGCGCCGCTAGATGCCGCAACGCTCGCCATGGTCGAGCGATCCGTGCCATTCCCGAAACCGCCCGCTGAGGCGAAGGACGACCTGCAGAGAGTGACCGTCCTCGTGAGCTTCGACGGGACGCGGCTAAACCCAGGGCCGTCGCCGGAACGAGAAAAATTGCTCAAATCCTGGATCGAGGACCAGGCCAGGCTGAATGCGAAGTCCCCCGGGCCAGACGATACCAAGCTGAACTCCATGCTTCGCAGCATCTGCCGCGGCTGCTGA
- a CDS encoding c-type cytochrome has translation MKFLIRLALLSFVASPLAVAQVALAQLLGHGGPVRAIAVSADGKTLLSGGFDTTAIRWSLASDSAEQVFRFHSDAVNAVGFLPDGRMVTAGADARIAIWTPGQQEPDQVLQGHQAPIAGIAISPDGLTIASASWDHTVRLWSLRDGSQRVLEDHSQNVNGVGFAPDGRSLVSVGYDHALRIWHLPDGTSDTVTLPSPLNALIIAGDGEIVTGAADGRLRLLNSDGADGGEVAGGATPIVALAISNDGALIAAAGIGGAIAIIDRKVRTVLRTLVGPGMPIWSVAFLPDNETLLTGGADGKIRRWNARTGDAIGSHLLGTPADPLAAYAGDRGADVFRACVACHTLSTTDVPRAGPTLAGLYGRKIASLPGYRFSDALKTMDIVWTPETVAKLFEIGPNAYTPGTKMPEQRIGSAEDRRALTEFLAHATAK, from the coding sequence ATGAAGTTCCTCATACGTCTCGCGCTGCTCTCGTTCGTCGCGTCGCCACTTGCCGTCGCCCAAGTGGCACTCGCCCAATTGCTGGGGCACGGTGGACCGGTGCGGGCGATCGCTGTTTCAGCCGATGGAAAGACCCTGCTGTCCGGCGGTTTCGACACCACCGCCATCCGATGGTCGCTCGCAAGCGATTCGGCCGAGCAGGTGTTTCGGTTTCATTCGGATGCGGTTAACGCGGTGGGCTTCCTACCCGACGGGCGGATGGTCACGGCCGGTGCGGACGCGCGCATTGCGATCTGGACGCCCGGTCAGCAGGAGCCGGACCAGGTGCTGCAGGGACATCAAGCACCGATTGCCGGCATTGCGATCTCGCCCGATGGCTTGACCATCGCCTCCGCATCCTGGGACCATACGGTCCGGCTCTGGTCGCTACGCGACGGCTCGCAGCGGGTGCTTGAAGATCATTCGCAAAACGTGAACGGGGTTGGCTTTGCGCCTGATGGACGATCGCTCGTCAGCGTGGGCTATGACCACGCACTGCGGATCTGGCATTTGCCGGATGGCACGTCCGACACCGTCACGCTGCCGTCGCCGTTAAATGCGCTCATCATCGCGGGCGATGGTGAAATCGTCACGGGGGCGGCGGACGGCAGGCTGCGCTTGCTAAACTCCGACGGCGCGGACGGGGGAGAGGTTGCAGGAGGTGCGACGCCCATTGTGGCACTGGCTATTTCCAATGACGGTGCGTTGATCGCAGCAGCCGGCATAGGTGGCGCTATCGCCATCATCGATCGCAAGGTCCGCACCGTCCTGCGCACGCTGGTCGGACCCGGCATGCCGATCTGGTCCGTTGCCTTCCTGCCCGACAATGAGACCTTGCTGACCGGTGGTGCCGATGGAAAAATACGGCGCTGGAATGCGCGCACCGGCGATGCGATCGGCTCTCATCTTCTGGGCACGCCGGCTGATCCGCTGGCGGCCTATGCCGGTGATCGCGGCGCAGATGTGTTTCGCGCATGCGTTGCCTGTCACACGCTGTCGACAACGGACGTGCCACGCGCCGGTCCGACGCTTGCAGGGCTGTACGGCCGGAAGATCGCGTCGCTGCCAGGCTATCGCTTTTCCGATGCACTCAAGACGATGGATATCGTCTGGACGCCCGAGACAGTCGCAAAACTGTTCGAGATTGGTCCAAATGCCTACACGCCCGGCACCAAGATGCCGGAGCAACGCATCGGTTCCGCCGAAGATCGCCGCGCGCTCACGGAGTTTCTGGCGCACGCGACGGCGAAGTAG